Proteins found in one Longimicrobium sp. genomic segment:
- a CDS encoding Mrp/NBP35 family ATP-binding protein: MTNDQRDQVLRRVAAALTQVTHPVTGDDVVSSGRVRELDVLEDGTVRFRFLLQADDPGTLVRYARAAAESVEGVGKVKIDITLPSVGRPQTKKEALKAGSVPAPTPKPGLLMGVKHIVAVSSGKGGVGKSTVATNLAVALAQAGRRVGVLDADVYGPNIPTMFGEHRRPAVVGEKGSEKIEPLEQHGVRLMSLGFLLEPAQAAIMRGPMISGILKQFLEQVEWGELDWLVVDMPPGTGDAQLSLVQTIRLDGVVMVTTPQDVATGDVLRGIKMFEKVKTPVLGIVENMAGFICPCCGERYEIFGRAGGQRLAMQTGLELLGEVPIEVSVREGGDAGIPILVSDPHAPAAEALRAVADRVAEIVEAGVPAAV; this comes from the coding sequence ATGACGAACGATCAGCGTGACCAGGTCCTGCGGCGCGTGGCCGCGGCCCTCACGCAGGTGACCCACCCCGTGACCGGTGACGACGTGGTCTCCTCCGGCCGCGTCCGCGAGCTCGACGTGCTGGAAGACGGCACCGTCCGCTTCCGCTTCCTCCTGCAGGCCGACGACCCCGGCACGCTGGTGCGCTACGCCCGCGCCGCCGCCGAGAGCGTGGAGGGCGTGGGCAAGGTGAAGATCGACATCACCCTTCCCTCCGTGGGCCGCCCGCAGACGAAGAAGGAGGCGCTGAAGGCCGGCAGCGTTCCCGCGCCCACGCCCAAGCCCGGCTTGCTGATGGGCGTGAAGCACATCGTGGCGGTCAGCTCCGGCAAGGGCGGGGTGGGGAAGAGCACGGTGGCCACGAATCTCGCGGTCGCCCTGGCGCAGGCGGGGCGGCGCGTGGGCGTGCTGGACGCCGACGTGTACGGCCCCAACATCCCCACCATGTTCGGCGAGCACCGGCGCCCGGCGGTGGTGGGCGAGAAGGGGAGCGAGAAGATCGAGCCGCTGGAGCAGCACGGCGTGCGGCTGATGAGCCTGGGCTTCCTGCTGGAGCCCGCGCAGGCCGCCATCATGCGCGGCCCCATGATCTCCGGCATCCTGAAGCAGTTCCTGGAGCAGGTGGAGTGGGGCGAGCTGGACTGGCTGGTGGTCGACATGCCGCCGGGAACGGGCGACGCCCAGCTCTCCCTGGTCCAGACCATCCGTCTGGACGGGGTGGTGATGGTGACCACGCCGCAGGACGTGGCCACGGGCGACGTGCTGCGGGGGATCAAGATGTTCGAGAAGGTGAAGACGCCGGTGCTGGGGATCGTGGAGAACATGGCCGGCTTCATCTGCCCCTGCTGCGGCGAGCGCTACGAGATCTTCGGGCGCGCGGGCGGCCAGCGGCTGGCCATGCAGACCGGGCTGGAGCTGCTGGGCGAGGTGCCCATCGAGGTGTCCGTCCGCGAGGGCGGCGACGCGGGCATCCCCATCCTCGTCTCCGACCCCCACGCCCCCGCCGCCGAGGCGCTCCGCGCCGTGGCCGACCGCGTCGCCGAGATCGTGGAGGCCGGCGTCCCCGCCGCGGTCTGA
- a CDS encoding flavin prenyltransferase UbiX, with product MRSAAGAPVTLGITGASGAPYAVRLLRALNDTGTPLRLIVSSYGWRLLAEETGIDGVDALKAATGDWSRVELYDALDRGATPASGSAPSRGMVVCPCSMGTLASIAAGTSRNLVERAADVALKERRPLLLVTRETPLSLVHLENMTRLTRAGAVVMPAAPGFYHRPRTIDDLVEFVVARVLDHLEIEHSVGRRWRSGEKQAMEPQATEPQATEPQGTGDRGQGTGDESGA from the coding sequence GTGAGATCGGCCGCCGGCGCGCCGGTCACGCTGGGGATCACCGGCGCGTCGGGGGCGCCGTACGCGGTGCGGCTGTTGCGCGCGCTGAACGACACGGGCACGCCGCTGCGGCTCATCGTTTCCAGCTACGGCTGGCGGCTGCTGGCCGAGGAGACGGGGATCGACGGGGTGGACGCGCTGAAGGCGGCCACCGGCGACTGGAGCCGGGTGGAGCTGTACGACGCGCTGGACCGCGGCGCCACGCCCGCCTCCGGCTCCGCGCCGTCGCGGGGGATGGTGGTCTGTCCGTGTTCGATGGGGACGCTCGCGTCGATCGCGGCCGGCACCTCGCGCAACCTGGTGGAGCGCGCCGCCGACGTGGCGCTGAAGGAGCGCCGCCCGCTGCTCCTGGTCACGCGCGAGACGCCGCTGTCGCTGGTGCACCTGGAGAACATGACGCGCCTGACCCGCGCCGGCGCCGTGGTGATGCCCGCCGCGCCCGGCTTCTACCATCGCCCGCGCACCATCGACGACCTGGTGGAGTTCGTGGTCGCGCGCGTGCTGGACCACCTGGAGATCGAGCACTCGGTGGGGCGGCGGTGGCGGAGCGGGGAGAAGCAGGCGATGGAACCGCAGGCGACGGAACCGCAGGCGACGGAACCGCAGGGGACAGGGGACAGGGGACAGGGGACAGGGGACGAGAGCGGCGCCTGA
- a CDS encoding polymer-forming cytoskeletal protein, translating into MRTEILKLSALALAFASAPALRAQGAPPAPPAPAGAPAADVAAAPQVLAPAPLPAEPAVPQPEGSRIAFNGLTVPAGKVVDGDVVAPFGDVRVEGEVMGDVTVGRGNLVLAHGAVIHGDAVVNGGGKLFNEGGRVFGEMRVNSSDDDGAGRAAPADEGRGRGRREAAEAMRMRHGWWGSMTEGFEGLVSALTLGLILCGIGAALVFYALPQLERVSHTVRRDAGRSFGIGIAANFLTLPAFIIGIVVLAVTLIGIPLLLLYIPLFGVALAAAGGLGVLGVAHALGERTAEQGGSFASMRRNAYTYVFTGVGVLVAPQILGNLLKLTGFLGWLGMIVNGFGYMVLWLAATIGFGAVVLTRAGTRAGWPWKPRPAAYDPIFDEEPAFDRSGAGV; encoded by the coding sequence ATGCGCACTGAGATTCTGAAGCTTTCCGCGCTGGCGCTGGCGTTCGCGTCGGCCCCCGCGCTCCGGGCGCAGGGTGCCCCGCCCGCGCCGCCGGCTCCGGCCGGCGCCCCGGCGGCCGACGTGGCCGCGGCGCCGCAGGTGCTGGCGCCCGCGCCCCTGCCGGCCGAGCCCGCCGTTCCGCAGCCGGAAGGAAGCCGCATCGCCTTCAACGGGCTGACCGTGCCCGCCGGCAAGGTGGTGGACGGCGACGTGGTGGCGCCCTTCGGCGACGTCCGCGTGGAGGGCGAGGTGATGGGCGACGTGACCGTCGGCCGCGGCAACCTGGTGCTGGCGCACGGCGCCGTGATCCACGGCGACGCGGTGGTGAACGGCGGCGGCAAGCTGTTCAACGAGGGTGGCCGCGTGTTCGGCGAGATGCGGGTGAACAGCAGCGACGACGACGGCGCGGGCCGCGCGGCCCCGGCGGACGAGGGACGCGGGCGCGGGCGCCGCGAGGCCGCCGAGGCCATGCGCATGCGCCACGGCTGGTGGGGCTCCATGACCGAGGGCTTCGAGGGGCTGGTCTCGGCGCTCACGCTGGGGCTGATCCTCTGCGGGATCGGCGCGGCGCTGGTCTTCTACGCGCTGCCGCAGCTGGAGCGGGTGAGCCACACGGTGCGCCGCGACGCCGGCCGCTCGTTCGGCATCGGCATCGCCGCCAACTTCCTCACGCTCCCGGCCTTCATCATCGGCATCGTGGTCCTGGCCGTCACCTTAATCGGCATCCCCCTGCTCCTGCTGTACATCCCGCTCTTCGGGGTGGCGCTGGCGGCGGCGGGCGGGCTGGGCGTCCTGGGCGTGGCCCACGCGCTGGGCGAGCGCACGGCCGAGCAGGGCGGCAGCTTCGCCTCCATGCGCCGCAACGCCTACACCTACGTGTTCACCGGCGTGGGCGTGCTGGTGGCGCCGCAGATCCTGGGCAACCTGCTGAAGCTCACCGGCTTCCTGGGGTGGCTGGGGATGATCGTGAACGGCTTCGGGTACATGGTGCTGTGGCTGGCCGCGACGATCGGCTTCGGCGCGGTGGTGCTCACCCGCGCCGGGACGCGCGCCGGGTGGCCGTGGAAGCCGCGCCCGGCCGCGTACGACCCGATCTTCGACGAGGAGCCGGCGTTCGACCGGAGCGGCGCCGGTGTCTGA
- a CDS encoding NifU family protein, producing MSIVEQIEDTLDTIRPALREDGGDVEVVGFDDGVVQLRLVGACSACPISTMTVKQGIERRIKSAIPEVREVLAVA from the coding sequence ATGAGCATCGTCGAACAGATCGAAGACACCCTCGACACCATCCGTCCCGCGCTGCGCGAGGACGGCGGCGACGTTGAGGTCGTGGGGTTCGACGACGGCGTGGTGCAGCTGCGGCTGGTGGGCGCGTGCAGCGCCTGCCCCATCAGCACGATGACGGTGAAGCAGGGGATCGAGCGGCGCATCAAGTCCGCCATCCCCGAGGTGCGCGAGGTGCTGGCGGTGGCCTGA
- a CDS encoding aldehyde dehydrogenase family protein, giving the protein MNSIPQVPLPRNEPVLGYAPGSQERTELKAALKVMAGEQIEIPLIIGGREVRTGNTHTAVMPHDHGHVLATYHLAGEAEVRQAVDAAMKAQREWAAWPWEDRLAVFLRAADLLATSWRPVMNAATMLGQSKTAHQAEIDAACEMIDFFRFNAAFAQKLYTEQPQSPPGQWNRLDHRPLEGFVYAVTPFNFTSIAANLPTAPALLGNVAIWKPAASAMYSAYYIMRLLEEAGLPPGVVNLLPGDPVMISDVLLKDRALAGIHFTGSTAVFQNIWKTVGNNIGGYAGYPRLVGETGGKDFILGHASADPVALATAIVRGGYEYQGQKCSAASRVYISDDRWEEVRDRVLAMLETVRVGDVRDFRNFMGAVIDRVSFDRITGYIEHAR; this is encoded by the coding sequence ATGAATAGCATTCCGCAGGTGCCGCTGCCGCGCAACGAGCCGGTGCTGGGGTACGCCCCCGGGTCGCAGGAGCGCACGGAGCTGAAGGCCGCGCTGAAGGTGATGGCCGGCGAGCAGATCGAGATCCCGCTGATCATCGGCGGGCGCGAGGTGCGCACGGGGAACACGCACACCGCGGTGATGCCGCACGACCACGGCCACGTGCTGGCGACGTATCATCTCGCGGGCGAGGCCGAGGTGCGGCAGGCGGTGGACGCCGCCATGAAGGCGCAGCGCGAGTGGGCCGCCTGGCCGTGGGAGGACCGCCTGGCCGTTTTCCTCCGCGCCGCCGACCTGCTGGCCACCTCGTGGCGCCCGGTGATGAACGCCGCCACCATGCTGGGCCAGAGCAAGACCGCGCACCAGGCCGAGATCGACGCGGCCTGCGAGATGATCGACTTCTTTCGCTTCAACGCGGCCTTCGCGCAGAAGCTGTACACGGAGCAGCCGCAGTCTCCCCCGGGGCAGTGGAACCGGCTGGACCACCGCCCGCTGGAGGGCTTCGTCTACGCGGTGACGCCCTTCAACTTCACCTCCATCGCGGCCAACCTCCCCACCGCCCCGGCGCTCCTGGGGAACGTGGCCATATGGAAGCCGGCGGCGAGCGCGATGTACAGCGCCTACTACATCATGCGCCTGCTGGAGGAGGCAGGGCTCCCGCCCGGGGTGGTGAACCTGCTCCCCGGCGACCCGGTGATGATCAGCGACGTGCTCCTCAAGGACCGGGCGCTCGCCGGGATCCACTTCACCGGCTCCACCGCGGTGTTCCAGAACATCTGGAAGACGGTGGGGAACAACATCGGCGGCTACGCCGGCTATCCGCGGCTGGTGGGCGAGACGGGGGGCAAGGACTTCATCCTCGGGCACGCCAGCGCCGACCCGGTGGCGCTGGCCACGGCCATCGTGCGCGGCGGCTACGAGTACCAGGGGCAGAAGTGCAGCGCCGCGTCGCGCGTCTACATCTCCGACGATCGCTGGGAGGAGGTGCGGGACCGCGTGCTCGCCATGCTGGAGACGGTGCGGGTCGGAGACGTGCGGGATTTCCGCAACTTCATGGGCGCGGTGATCGACCGCGTCTCCTTCGACAGGATCACCGGCTACATCGAGCACGCCCGTG
- a CDS encoding toast rack family protein yields MSDLFPPRVRGALAVAALATVAAACGHDAEARPSARMRGMTSARQVAGEKQLAVQVQYGAGRLRVSPAEGGLLYRLDLRYDEAQFRPVAEYDREAGRLRLGVEGRDGHGGSMDSDQAHATVELSPEVPMDLSLQFGAGEANVDLGGMSLRDVSVQTGASQTSITFAQPNRITARRVRVQAGAAELRVSGLGNARAQRFEFEGGMGQATLDFGGAWNQNATASVRMGVGAVRLRLPRSLGVKVTKDSFLTSFDPTGMVKRGDAWFSNGYESSQFKLDLSINAAVGSIDIDWID; encoded by the coding sequence GTGTCTGACCTCTTCCCGCCCCGCGTCCGCGGCGCCCTTGCCGTGGCCGCGCTGGCGACGGTGGCGGCGGCCTGCGGCCACGACGCCGAGGCGCGCCCCTCCGCGCGGATGCGCGGGATGACCAGCGCGCGCCAGGTGGCCGGCGAGAAGCAGCTGGCGGTGCAGGTGCAGTACGGCGCCGGGCGGCTGCGCGTCTCCCCCGCCGAGGGCGGCCTTCTCTACCGGCTGGACCTGCGCTACGACGAGGCGCAGTTCCGCCCCGTGGCCGAATACGACCGCGAGGCGGGGCGCCTGCGGCTGGGCGTGGAGGGGCGCGACGGGCACGGCGGGTCGATGGACTCGGACCAGGCGCACGCCACGGTGGAATTGTCGCCCGAGGTGCCGATGGACCTGTCGCTGCAGTTCGGCGCGGGCGAGGCGAACGTGGACCTGGGCGGGATGTCGCTGCGCGACGTGAGCGTGCAGACGGGCGCCAGCCAGACCAGCATCACCTTCGCCCAACCCAACCGGATCACGGCGCGGCGGGTGCGGGTGCAGGCGGGCGCGGCCGAGCTGCGGGTGAGCGGGCTGGGGAACGCGCGGGCGCAGCGGTTCGAGTTCGAGGGCGGGATGGGGCAGGCCACGCTGGACTTCGGCGGTGCCTGGAACCAGAACGCCACCGCGTCCGTACGGATGGGCGTGGGCGCGGTGCGGCTGCGGCTGCCGCGCTCGCTGGGGGTGAAGGTGACCAAGGACTCGTTCCTCACCTCCTTCGACCCCACGGGAATGGTGAAGCGGGGCGATGCGTGGTTCTCGAACGGCTACGAGTCGTCGCAGTTCAAGCTGGACCTGTCGATCAACGCCGCGGTGGGGTCGATCGACATCGACTGGATCGACTGA
- a CDS encoding menaquinone biosynthesis decarboxylase: protein MAFQNLREFLRHLDRTGQLVRVRHPVSVDLEMAEIADRTMKLPGGGPALLFERPVLMDGTESDIPVAINIFGSWRRMAEALGVQSVEEHATRIAELIKPEIPKGLWGKVQLLPKLAELAKVPPRPYKGGRPPCQQVVLREGEFDLTRLPVLKTWPKDGGAFITLPMVVTADPETGVQNIGMYRMQVFGPDSTGMHWQRHKGGASHYRAWKKKRGGKMPVVVAIGGDPATMYTPSAPLPPGIDEYLFGGFLRREPVYTAKALTADLTIPAEAEIVLEGYVDTDEEMAIEGPFGDHTGFYTLEDPYPTFHVTTVTMREDPVYPATLVGRPPVEDVYLGGATERIFLPLARLTIPEIVDYHMPPEGVFHNLVFVSIRKEYPGHAFKVMNGLWGMGLMSLAKVIVVVDEGIDVQNPFEAWWYTLGNIDPERDVRFTRGPVDDLDHSSQLPAFGSKMGIDGTRKWPEEGFVRPWPDMIEMSADVKAKVDQLWTRLGIEPLE, encoded by the coding sequence ATGGCATTCCAGAACCTCCGCGAGTTTCTCCGCCACCTGGACCGCACGGGCCAGCTCGTGCGGGTGCGTCACCCCGTCTCGGTGGACCTGGAGATGGCGGAGATCGCCGACCGCACCATGAAGCTTCCCGGCGGCGGCCCCGCGCTCCTCTTCGAGCGCCCGGTGCTGATGGACGGCACCGAGAGCGACATCCCCGTGGCCATCAACATCTTCGGCAGCTGGCGGCGCATGGCCGAGGCGCTGGGGGTGCAAAGCGTGGAGGAGCACGCCACCCGCATCGCCGAGCTCATCAAGCCCGAGATCCCCAAGGGGCTGTGGGGCAAGGTGCAGCTGCTGCCGAAGCTGGCCGAGCTCGCCAAGGTGCCGCCGCGGCCGTACAAGGGGGGGCGTCCCCCGTGCCAGCAGGTGGTGCTGCGCGAGGGCGAGTTCGACCTCACGCGGCTGCCGGTGCTGAAGACGTGGCCGAAGGACGGCGGCGCGTTCATCACCCTGCCGATGGTGGTGACGGCCGACCCCGAGACTGGGGTGCAGAACATCGGCATGTACCGCATGCAGGTGTTCGGGCCGGATTCCACGGGGATGCACTGGCAGCGGCACAAGGGCGGCGCCTCGCACTACCGCGCGTGGAAGAAGAAGCGTGGGGGGAAGATGCCCGTCGTCGTGGCCATCGGCGGCGACCCGGCCACGATGTACACGCCCAGCGCGCCGCTCCCCCCGGGGATCGACGAGTACCTGTTCGGCGGCTTCCTGCGCCGCGAGCCCGTCTACACCGCGAAGGCGCTGACCGCCGACCTCACCATCCCCGCCGAGGCGGAGATCGTGCTGGAGGGGTACGTCGACACCGACGAGGAGATGGCGATCGAGGGCCCCTTCGGCGACCACACGGGGTTCTACACGCTCGAGGATCCGTATCCCACCTTCCACGTCACCACCGTGACCATGCGGGAGGACCCGGTGTATCCGGCCACGCTGGTCGGCCGGCCGCCGGTGGAGGACGTGTACCTCGGGGGGGCGACGGAGCGCATCTTCCTCCCGCTGGCCAGGCTCACGATCCCCGAGATCGTGGACTACCACATGCCGCCCGAGGGGGTGTTCCACAACCTGGTGTTCGTCTCCATCCGCAAGGAGTACCCGGGGCACGCGTTCAAGGTGATGAACGGGCTGTGGGGGATGGGGCTGATGTCGCTGGCCAAGGTGATCGTGGTGGTGGACGAGGGGATCGACGTGCAGAACCCCTTCGAGGCGTGGTGGTATACGCTGGGGAACATCGATCCCGAGCGCGACGTGCGCTTCACCCGCGGGCCGGTGGACGACCTGGACCATTCGTCGCAGCTCCCCGCCTTCGGCAGCAAGATGGGGATCGACGGCACGCGCAAGTGGCCGGAGGAGGGCTTCGTCCGCCCCTGGCCCGACATGATCGAGATGTCCGCCGACGTGAAGGCCAAGGTCGACCAGCTCTGGACCCGCCTGGGCATCGAACCGCTGGAGTGA
- a CDS encoding Ig-like domain-containing protein, which yields MRFTRPILLLSTLAVAIGGCSDAPTASRATPAAPAHSLSPPCTGQISSVVLVGPSSIDERASQYQTIYMAEVEDPEHCGVDLSTHTVTWTSSNPFVGTIVSTQPGGYSIHVAWYSAGTTVLTLKVDQYVRQMTVTVRTPPTLSQLVVTPATATVAAGGSVTFTARGVDQYGNDYPLSMLGWGTSNSSIATISSSGVATAANARGTVTVDAYSGILVAHATLNVVPGITLSAPQYVYEGPYTVSAGVQPGGTYYYVWSESVCSTVDPCTDYEVVAQGTNLTSVERSMSRYDNYRAIKLEIRDSATGPALNSVTTLVGGPGEQESGGNSCFPQLVCS from the coding sequence ATGCGCTTCACCCGCCCCATTCTGCTGCTGTCCACGCTCGCCGTTGCCATCGGAGGCTGCTCCGACGCGCCCACAGCCAGCCGCGCCACGCCGGCCGCCCCGGCGCACAGCCTTTCCCCGCCCTGCACGGGGCAGATCTCGTCCGTGGTGCTCGTGGGTCCGTCGTCCATCGACGAGCGGGCGTCGCAGTACCAGACCATCTACATGGCCGAGGTCGAGGATCCCGAGCACTGCGGCGTGGACCTGTCCACCCACACCGTCACGTGGACGTCGTCGAACCCGTTCGTGGGCACCATCGTCTCCACCCAGCCCGGCGGCTACTCCATCCACGTCGCGTGGTACTCGGCCGGGACGACCGTGCTGACGCTGAAGGTGGACCAGTACGTCCGCCAGATGACCGTCACCGTACGCACGCCCCCCACGCTGTCCCAGCTGGTGGTCACGCCGGCGACCGCCACGGTGGCGGCCGGCGGGAGCGTGACCTTCACCGCCCGGGGGGTGGACCAGTACGGCAACGACTATCCGCTCAGCATGCTGGGCTGGGGCACCTCCAACTCCTCGATCGCCACGATCAGCTCCTCCGGCGTGGCCACGGCCGCCAATGCCCGCGGCACCGTGACGGTCGACGCCTACTCCGGCATTCTGGTGGCGCACGCCACGCTGAACGTGGTGCCGGGCATCACGCTCTCCGCTCCGCAGTACGTGTACGAGGGGCCCTACACCGTGAGCGCCGGCGTGCAGCCCGGCGGAACGTACTACTACGTCTGGTCGGAAAGCGTCTGCTCCACCGTCGATCCGTGCACCGATTACGAGGTGGTGGCGCAGGGCACCAACCTGACCTCGGTAGAGCGCAGCATGTCGCGCTACGACAACTACCGCGCCATCAAGCTGGAGATCCGCGACTCGGCCACCGGCCCGGCGCTCAACAGCGTCACCACGCTGGTCGGCGGCCCGGGCGAGCAGGAGTCGGGCGGCAACTCGTGCTTCCCCCAACTCGTGTGCAGCTGA
- a CDS encoding class I SAM-dependent methyltransferase, translated as MPTPSAHPAVLPAREEKAAAVRRMFSSIAPRYDLLNHLLSANVDRVWRRRAVDRLGWERAPAGTYLDNCAGTLDLAVELARRDGFRGRVVGSDFTFAMLERGTPKLEKLSIEPACADALTLPFGDAAFDGATVGFGVRNLADLDAGLREMARVLKPRARLVILEFTTPSWQPFRALYLGYFLRVLPLVGRMISRHNTAYTYLPESVRQFPEPAELAEKMRRAGFAGVGWKTLSGGIAALHWGAKS; from the coding sequence ATGCCGACCCCATCCGCGCACCCCGCGGTGCTGCCGGCGCGGGAAGAGAAGGCCGCCGCCGTGCGCCGGATGTTCTCGTCCATCGCGCCGCGATACGACCTGCTGAACCACCTGCTCTCGGCCAACGTCGACCGCGTCTGGCGCCGCCGCGCCGTGGACCGGCTGGGCTGGGAGCGCGCGCCCGCCGGCACCTACCTGGACAACTGCGCGGGAACGCTGGACCTGGCCGTGGAGCTCGCCCGCCGCGACGGCTTCCGCGGCCGCGTGGTGGGGAGCGACTTCACCTTCGCCATGCTGGAGCGGGGGACGCCGAAGCTGGAGAAGCTCTCCATCGAGCCCGCCTGCGCCGACGCCCTCACGCTTCCCTTCGGCGACGCGGCGTTCGACGGGGCCACCGTCGGCTTCGGGGTGCGCAACCTCGCGGATCTCGATGCCGGTTTGAGGGAGATGGCGCGGGTGCTGAAGCCCCGCGCGCGGCTCGTCATCCTGGAGTTCACCACGCCGTCGTGGCAGCCGTTCCGCGCGCTGTACCTGGGCTACTTCCTCCGGGTGCTGCCGCTGGTCGGGCGGATGATCTCCAGGCACAACACCGCGTACACCTATCTCCCCGAGTCCGTCCGGCAGTTTCCCGAGCCGGCGGAGCTGGCGGAGAAGATGCGCCGCGCGGGGTTCGCCGGGGTGGGGTGGAAGACGCTGTCGGGCGGGATCGCGGCGCTGCACTGGGGGGCGAAGTCGTGA
- a CDS encoding VOC family protein codes for MEKVTGIGGIFFKSADPKALGEWYARHLGIDVQPWGGAAFRWGAGSDDAPSGTTAWSLFSADTKHFAPSTAPFMLNYRVRDLDAMLAQLRAAGVAVDEKVDDSEYGRFGWVMDPEGNRIELWQPPEGS; via the coding sequence ATGGAGAAGGTGACGGGGATCGGCGGGATCTTCTTCAAGTCGGCCGACCCGAAGGCGCTGGGCGAGTGGTACGCGCGCCACCTCGGCATCGACGTGCAGCCGTGGGGCGGGGCCGCGTTCCGCTGGGGCGCGGGCTCGGACGACGCGCCGTCGGGGACGACGGCGTGGTCGCTGTTCTCCGCGGACACGAAGCATTTCGCGCCGTCCACCGCGCCGTTCATGCTGAACTACCGGGTGCGCGACCTGGACGCGATGCTCGCGCAGCTCCGCGCGGCGGGCGTGGCGGTGGACGAGAAGGTCGACGACTCGGAATACGGGCGCTTCGGCTGGGTGATGGACCCGGAAGGCAACCGCATCGAGCTCTGGCAGCCGCCGGAAGGGAGCTGA
- a CDS encoding UbiA-like polyprenyltransferase produces the protein MSERILEGQHIAGRGRLVDYVNLVKLPHTLFAMPFALVGATLASYHSALTLKDVLLILTAFTAARFAAMGFNRIVDRSIDAKNPRTRMREIPAGKLSVPQATASVVIASLVFILCAALLNRICLILAPFALGWVFFYSYTKRFTRWAHLVLGFALAIAPVGAYLAVAGQWSRPAGALLALAGAVLCWVAGFDILYSLQDMEFDRGEGLHSVPAALGAGGALAVSRALHFLSAACFAALGFLDGDLGILYFFGVAVIAVMLVYEQSLVRRDDFSRIDAAFFNVNGAISVVFFLIVLAERVFG, from the coding sequence GTGAGTGAGCGAATTCTCGAGGGCCAGCACATCGCCGGGCGCGGGCGGCTGGTGGACTACGTGAACCTGGTGAAGCTGCCGCACACGCTCTTTGCCATGCCGTTCGCGCTGGTGGGGGCCACGCTGGCCAGCTATCACAGCGCCCTCACGCTGAAGGACGTGCTGCTGATCCTGACGGCGTTCACCGCCGCCCGGTTCGCGGCCATGGGCTTCAACCGCATCGTGGACCGGTCGATCGACGCGAAGAACCCGCGGACGCGCATGCGCGAGATCCCCGCGGGGAAGCTGTCGGTGCCGCAGGCCACGGCGTCGGTCGTCATCGCCAGCCTCGTCTTCATCCTGTGCGCGGCGCTGCTGAACCGGATCTGCCTGATCCTGGCGCCGTTCGCGCTGGGGTGGGTGTTCTTCTACTCGTACACCAAGCGCTTCACCCGCTGGGCGCACCTGGTGTTGGGCTTCGCGCTCGCCATCGCCCCGGTGGGCGCCTATCTGGCCGTGGCGGGGCAGTGGAGCCGGCCGGCGGGGGCGCTGCTGGCGCTGGCGGGGGCGGTGCTGTGCTGGGTGGCCGGGTTCGACATCCTCTATTCGCTGCAGGACATGGAGTTCGACCGGGGCGAGGGGCTGCACTCCGTGCCCGCGGCGCTGGGCGCGGGCGGCGCGCTGGCGGTGTCGCGCGCGCTCCACTTCCTGAGCGCCGCCTGCTTCGCCGCGCTGGGGTTCCTGGACGGCGACCTGGGCATCCTCTACTTCTTCGGCGTGGCGGTGATCGCGGTGATGCTGGTGTACGAGCAGAGCCTGGTGCGCAGGGACGACTTCTCTCGCATCGACGCGGCGTTCTTCAACGTGAACGGCGCCATCTCGGTGGTGTTCTTCCTGATCGTGCTGGCCGAGCGGGTGTTCGGGTGA
- a CDS encoding sigma-70 family RNA polymerase sigma factor, whose translation MNATSLITDHDLVVRAQKGSEKAYRELLDRYQRPVFSLIYRMVRDREQAEDLGQETFVRVFNNIDRYDPAYKFSSWIFKIATNLTIDFIRRKEIQTVSIDGSRYATSAEDIEASTITVESDDENPEELLEARELGAEIEQAIGRLRPEYRQAIVLRHIEDLPYEEIAQIMALPLGTVKTYIHRGRKELQEMLAHTRV comes from the coding sequence TTGAACGCGACGTCGCTCATCACCGACCACGATCTCGTCGTCCGCGCCCAGAAGGGGAGCGAGAAGGCGTATCGAGAGCTCCTGGACCGCTACCAGCGTCCGGTGTTCTCGCTCATCTACCGCATGGTCCGCGACCGCGAGCAGGCGGAGGACCTGGGGCAGGAGACGTTCGTCCGTGTGTTCAACAACATCGACCGGTACGACCCGGCCTACAAGTTCTCCAGCTGGATCTTCAAGATCGCCACGAACCTGACGATCGACTTCATCCGGCGTAAGGAGATCCAGACGGTTTCCATCGACGGCTCGCGGTATGCCACGAGCGCCGAGGACATCGAGGCCAGCACCATCACGGTGGAGTCGGACGACGAGAACCCCGAGGAGCTGCTCGAGGCGCGCGAGCTGGGCGCCGAGATCGAGCAGGCCATCGGCAGGCTCCGCCCCGAGTACCGCCAGGCCATCGTCCTGCGCCACATCGAGGACCTGCCCTACGAGGAGATCGCGCAGATCATGGCGCTCCCGCTGGGCACCGTGAAGACGTACATCCACCGCGGGCGCAAGGAACTGCAGGAGATGCTGGCGCATACCCGAGTATGA